From Chryseobacterium gallinarum, one genomic window encodes:
- a CDS encoding MFS transporter, whose translation MTDTSQQQTSIKKILPLILATAIFMQMLDSTILNTSLPSIAKDLNESPLNMQNAIISYVLTLAVFMPASGFLADRFGTKKIFIFSLVLFSLGSLFCSLSQNLTHLVISRVIQGVGGSLMTPVGKLALIKTFDKNELLKAMNFAIIPALIGPVLGPLVGGYMVDYLSWHWIFLINIPIGFLGILLGLKFMPDYKSTDVDFDLKGFLIFAAASLLLSISLELFGDIQNITPVLLVFILGFLFLYYYYRHAKREGNPIFPLNLFQVRTFRVGIVGNLATRLGISSVPLLLPLMIQIAYKQSAVTSGWIIAPMALTAIFGKSSVIKILDKYGYRQTLMVNTFIIGTLICLLAIPDIHTSLYWFVPIIAVLGFFNSIQFTSMNTISIADLRNFQTSSGNSLISVNQQLAIGFGIAFGLIVLKVFENSDLINGEIHNAFRYTFLTVGILTILSGLVFRRLHISDGKNMKSKDE comes from the coding sequence ATGACAGATACCAGCCAACAACAAACTTCCATTAAGAAAATACTTCCATTGATTCTTGCTACTGCTATTTTCATGCAGATGCTTGATTCTACAATCCTGAATACCTCTTTGCCTTCTATTGCAAAAGACCTTAATGAGTCACCTCTCAATATGCAGAATGCGATTATCAGCTACGTGCTGACATTAGCGGTTTTCATGCCTGCCAGCGGTTTTCTGGCAGACAGGTTCGGAACCAAAAAAATATTTATATTTTCCCTGGTATTATTCAGTCTCGGATCACTTTTCTGCTCTCTTTCCCAGAACCTCACCCACCTGGTGATTTCAAGGGTAATACAGGGAGTCGGGGGAAGTTTAATGACTCCTGTTGGTAAATTGGCCTTAATCAAGACTTTTGATAAAAATGAACTCCTTAAAGCAATGAACTTTGCCATTATTCCCGCACTGATCGGACCCGTACTGGGGCCTTTAGTAGGAGGATATATGGTAGATTATCTTTCATGGCACTGGATATTTCTGATTAATATTCCGATAGGATTTTTAGGAATTCTTTTAGGCTTAAAATTTATGCCTGATTACAAATCAACCGATGTGGATTTTGATTTGAAAGGTTTTTTAATTTTTGCCGCAGCCTCTCTCCTGCTCTCAATTTCACTCGAACTTTTCGGGGATATCCAGAATATCACTCCGGTTCTCCTTGTATTCATTTTAGGGTTTCTCTTTCTCTATTATTATTACAGGCATGCCAAACGGGAAGGAAATCCCATTTTCCCATTAAACCTTTTCCAGGTAAGAACTTTTCGGGTAGGAATTGTAGGGAACCTGGCTACCCGGTTAGGAATAAGCTCTGTCCCGCTTTTACTTCCGCTCATGATCCAGATTGCCTACAAGCAGTCTGCGGTAACTTCCGGCTGGATTATTGCTCCTATGGCACTAACAGCTATATTCGGAAAATCTTCTGTCATCAAAATCCTGGATAAATACGGATATCGCCAGACTTTAATGGTGAATACATTCATTATCGGAACCCTGATCTGCTTATTGGCTATTCCGGATATTCACACTTCTTTATATTGGTTTGTCCCTATCATAGCGGTTTTAGGATTCTTCAATTCTATCCAGTTTACCTCCATGAATACCATTTCCATTGCTGACCTCCGGAATTTCCAGACCAGCAGCGGCAATTCACTGATATCAGTCAATCAACAACTTGCCATCGGTTTTGGTATTGCATTCGGATTGATTGTTTTGAAAGTATTTGAAAATTCAGATCTTATTAACGGAGAAATTCACAATGCTTTCCGTTATACTTTTCTCACCGTCGGGATTCTGACTATTTTATCAGGTCTGGTTTTTAGAAGACTCCATATTTCCGATGGGAAGAATATGAAATCGAAGGACGAATAA
- a CDS encoding pirin family protein, protein MSNIGLIIEEKAADIGNFLVGRLLPFREKRAVGPFVFIDHMGPSELKDYQNLDVPPHPHIGLSTLTYLLEGSIFHRDSIGSAVEIKPGAVNWMTAGKGVVHSERTPEYLRHSDKRLHGFQIWVGLPKHLEQSEPTFHVEADEIPVWEEDGIQYKLIAGEAFGRTSPVPVHSKLFFLEIKTKEPKKISIGKDLYGEAAMYVLDGTVTTEGNSYGSKQLMIAKDTKLCEFDMSENGTVYLFGGEPFDEERFIFWNFVNSDKEIIDQAKVNWNDQNHDAFPLVPGDEEEYVPLPKAILNRK, encoded by the coding sequence ATGTCAAATATTGGACTTATCATAGAGGAGAAAGCAGCAGATATAGGGAATTTCCTGGTAGGAAGGCTTCTTCCTTTCCGTGAGAAAAGAGCGGTAGGACCTTTTGTTTTCATCGATCATATGGGCCCTTCTGAATTAAAGGATTATCAAAATCTTGATGTTCCTCCACATCCCCATATTGGATTGTCTACATTAACATACCTGCTGGAAGGCTCTATTTTCCACAGGGACAGTATCGGAAGTGCCGTTGAAATAAAACCGGGTGCTGTGAATTGGATGACCGCCGGAAAAGGGGTTGTACATTCAGAGAGAACTCCTGAATATTTAAGACACAGTGATAAAAGACTTCACGGATTCCAGATCTGGGTAGGACTTCCCAAGCACCTGGAACAATCGGAGCCTACTTTCCATGTTGAAGCTGATGAGATTCCGGTATGGGAGGAAGACGGCATTCAATATAAGCTTATTGCAGGTGAAGCTTTTGGCAGAACCTCTCCTGTACCAGTGCACAGCAAGCTGTTTTTTCTGGAAATTAAAACAAAAGAGCCTAAGAAAATAAGCATTGGAAAAGACCTCTACGGGGAGGCAGCAATGTACGTTTTAGATGGAACGGTGACCACTGAAGGGAACTCCTATGGATCCAAACAACTGATGATTGCCAAGGATACTAAACTGTGTGAGTTTGACATGAGCGAAAACGGTACAGTATACCTTTTCGGAGGTGAACCTTTTGATGAGGAACGCTTTATATTCTGGAATTTTGTCAACTCAGATAAAGAAATCATTGATCAGGCTAAAGTAAACTGGAATGATCAGAATCATGATGCATTCCCTCTGGTTCCGGGTGATGAAGAGGAATATGTTCCCCTTCCCAAAGCTATTTTAAACAGAAAATAA
- a CDS encoding NADPH-dependent FMN reductase translates to MKVLAFAGSTSSTSINRELVKFVLKDFQNEELNFIDLNDFSMPVFSVDLEKKGFPDEAYRFLKEIEECDVIICSLAEHNRSYSAAFKNIFDWASRINVKVFQNKPMLLMSTSPGGYGGGNVMNTAKTFFPQFAADIKETFSLPKFYENFDLENGVINPEMLNDLKSKIASFKSQITHD, encoded by the coding sequence ATGAAAGTATTAGCATTTGCAGGAAGCACCTCTTCCACCTCTATTAACCGGGAACTGGTAAAATTTGTCCTGAAGGATTTCCAGAATGAAGAGCTTAATTTTATTGACCTTAATGATTTTTCAATGCCTGTTTTTTCTGTAGATCTTGAAAAAAAAGGTTTTCCTGATGAAGCTTACCGGTTTCTGAAGGAAATTGAAGAATGCGATGTTATCATCTGTTCCCTTGCCGAGCACAACAGGTCTTACAGCGCCGCTTTTAAAAATATTTTCGACTGGGCATCAAGGATCAATGTAAAAGTTTTTCAAAACAAACCCATGCTTTTAATGAGCACTTCTCCTGGAGGTTACGGGGGCGGGAACGTAATGAACACTGCCAAAACATTTTTCCCCCAGTTTGCAGCAGACATTAAAGAAACTTTTTCACTTCCGAAATTTTATGAAAATTTTGATCTGGAAAATGGAGTAATTAATCCTGAAATGCTGAATGACCTGAAAAGTAAAATAGCAAGTTTTAAAAGCCAGATTACCCATGACTAA
- a CDS encoding pirin family protein: MATKKVEIVVSPRPAHFVGDGFRVHNFIPGVHGLDMKRMDPFIMLDYNSKFHFNGSETPRGVGVHPHRGFETVTIAYSGKVEHHDSAGGGGIIGEGDVQWMTAAKGVLHKEYHETEWSKKGGIFQMVQLWVNLPAKDKMSHPKYQAIENSSMERVDLGENGIIEVIAGEYQGHKGPASTFTPVHMMNAKLKAGGKAEFTFPASFNTAALVIEGSIIINGEEHVKTDHFALFKNEGETFTIEAKEDAIILIISGEPINEPIYPHGPFVMNSREEIMQAFEDFNTGKFGYLED; this comes from the coding sequence ATGGCAACTAAAAAAGTAGAAATCGTAGTATCTCCAAGACCTGCACATTTTGTAGGCGACGGTTTTAGAGTTCATAATTTTATTCCAGGGGTACATGGATTAGATATGAAAAGAATGGACCCGTTCATTATGCTTGATTATAATTCAAAATTCCATTTTAATGGTTCCGAAACACCAAGAGGTGTAGGTGTTCATCCGCATAGAGGTTTTGAAACAGTAACAATAGCATACAGTGGTAAGGTAGAACATCATGACAGCGCCGGTGGTGGCGGAATCATAGGAGAAGGTGATGTACAATGGATGACTGCTGCCAAAGGAGTTCTTCATAAAGAATATCATGAAACGGAGTGGTCAAAAAAAGGAGGAATCTTTCAAATGGTTCAGCTTTGGGTTAACCTTCCTGCAAAAGATAAGATGAGCCATCCAAAATACCAGGCGATTGAAAACTCCAGTATGGAACGGGTAGATTTAGGAGAAAATGGAATAATAGAAGTGATCGCAGGAGAATATCAGGGTCATAAAGGACCGGCCAGTACTTTCACTCCTGTTCATATGATGAATGCAAAGCTTAAAGCAGGAGGAAAAGCGGAATTTACTTTCCCGGCATCCTTTAATACCGCAGCATTAGTGATTGAAGGAAGTATTATTATTAATGGAGAAGAACACGTTAAAACAGATCATTTCGCTTTGTTTAAAAATGAAGGAGAGACCTTCACTATTGAGGCAAAAGAAGATGCTATTATCCTGATCATCAGTGGAGAGCCTATTAATGAACCGATCTATCCTCACGGGCCTTTTGTTATGAATTCCCGGGAAGAAATCATGCAGGCATTTGAAGACTTCAACACCGGAAAATTCGGTTACCTTGAAGATTGA
- a CDS encoding (4Fe-4S)-binding protein — protein METHEYTNGDITVIWKPQKCIHSAICVKTLPKVYNPKERPWIKAENATSGELRKQIDLCPSGALSYTFNTTK, from the coding sequence ATGGAAACACACGAATATACCAATGGTGACATCACAGTCATCTGGAAACCTCAAAAATGTATTCATTCGGCTATTTGCGTAAAAACGCTTCCCAAAGTCTACAATCCTAAAGAAAGACCTTGGATCAAAGCAGAAAATGCAACCTCCGGAGAACTCAGAAAACAAATTGACCTATGCCCTTCCGGAGCATTAAGTTATACATTCAATACAACAAAATAA
- a CDS encoding GNAT family N-acetyltransferase, with the protein MKPEFENIPLVKTDKRFEIEVNGHYAFIDYRETMHQVSLIHTEAEPELAGTGAAAAVVEKTLHYIEESGKKLLPFCPYVFAFIKKHPEWKRIVDERFEGYNKI; encoded by the coding sequence ATGAAACCTGAATTTGAAAACATCCCTCTCGTAAAAACTGATAAAAGATTTGAAATAGAAGTTAACGGTCATTATGCATTCATTGACTACCGCGAGACAATGCATCAGGTCTCTCTGATTCACACGGAAGCTGAACCGGAGCTGGCAGGAACTGGAGCAGCAGCCGCAGTCGTAGAAAAAACATTACATTATATAGAAGAGAGCGGTAAAAAACTTTTACCATTCTGTCCTTATGTTTTTGCTTTTATTAAGAAGCATCCGGAATGGAAACGTATCGTGGATGAAAGATTTGAAGGCTATAATAAAATTTAA
- a CDS encoding OsmC family protein: protein MAVTVKASLGKTKYYTEVTAGENQIITDEPVDKGGQNKGFNPFEILATSLASCTAATLRMYIDRKEWEVENINVEVELENYPLTKRAVFKRDITFDGNLDDEQMKRLHTIADACPVHKILTNDIEILTKFS, encoded by the coding sequence ATGGCGGTAACGGTAAAAGCAAGTTTAGGAAAAACAAAATATTATACAGAGGTCACTGCCGGCGAAAATCAAATCATTACTGATGAGCCGGTAGACAAGGGTGGTCAGAATAAAGGGTTTAATCCCTTTGAAATTTTAGCCACTTCCCTGGCAAGCTGTACAGCGGCTACATTAAGAATGTATATAGACAGGAAAGAATGGGAAGTAGAAAACATCAATGTAGAGGTAGAGCTTGAAAATTACCCGCTCACCAAAAGAGCTGTCTTTAAAAGGGATATTACCTTTGATGGAAATCTGGATGATGAGCAGATGAAAAGACTTCACACGATTGCTGATGCATGCCCTGTTCACAAAATATTAACTAACGATATAGAAATATTAACTAAATTCTCATAA
- a CDS encoding TMEM175 family protein: MTKGRLEAFSDGVLAIIITIMVLELKVPEGSSWASLQPILPRFLAYIFSFIYVGIYWNNHHHLFQTVKKVNGSILWANLHLLFWLSLMPIATEWIGTSHFAQNPVATYGIGLIMSAIAYTILENVIIRCEGENSKLKEAIHSKFKEYISIIFYVLGIATSFFYPYIAIGFYYLVALIWLIPDKRIEKSLKEN; this comes from the coding sequence ATGACTAAGGGAAGATTAGAAGCGTTCAGTGATGGTGTTTTAGCTATCATTATCACGATCATGGTGCTTGAACTCAAGGTTCCGGAGGGCAGCAGCTGGGCAAGTCTCCAACCTATACTTCCCAGATTCCTGGCGTACATTTTCAGCTTCATTTACGTAGGAATTTATTGGAACAATCATCATCATTTATTCCAGACTGTGAAAAAAGTAAACGGCAGTATTCTTTGGGCCAACCTTCATTTATTGTTCTGGCTTTCCCTGATGCCTATTGCTACAGAATGGATAGGAACCTCTCATTTTGCCCAAAACCCTGTTGCCACTTATGGAATAGGACTTATTATGAGCGCCATTGCCTACACCATCCTGGAAAATGTAATCATACGCTGTGAAGGAGAAAACTCTAAGCTAAAAGAGGCAATACATTCTAAATTTAAAGAATATATATCGATCATTTTTTATGTTCTGGGAATCGCTACTTCATTTTTTTATCCTTATATTGCCATAGGTTTTTATTATCTCGTGGCTTTGATATGGCTGATTCCGGACAAAAGAATCGAAAAATCATTAAAAGAAAATTGA
- a CDS encoding GNAT family N-acetyltransferase, whose product MIEVKQNNDDKHGSFEAFIDGRRAGMMTYTWAGEERFIIDHTEVEEAYNGKGVGKEMLLAAVDFARKNGKKIIPLCPFAKASFQKDAAIQDVLVN is encoded by the coding sequence ATGATCGAAGTAAAACAAAACAACGACGACAAACACGGAAGTTTTGAAGCTTTCATAGATGGAAGACGTGCAGGCATGATGACGTATACCTGGGCGGGAGAAGAAAGATTTATTATAGACCACACCGAGGTGGAAGAAGCTTACAACGGAAAAGGTGTAGGAAAAGAAATGCTTTTGGCAGCGGTAGATTTCGCCCGGAAAAATGGAAAAAAAATCATTCCTTTATGTCCGTTTGCTAAGGCAAGCTTCCAGAAAGATGCAGCAATTCAGGATGTTTTGGTGAATTAG